A single genomic interval of Leptospira dzoumogneensis harbors:
- a CDS encoding DJ-1/PfpI family protein encodes MQESFNIGLLIFPDLTPLDFVGPYEVFSRMKNSKVYVIAETKEPIPSERGLFILPDKSLEENLNLDLVLVPGGLGVNRLMENEKILNWLREKSKSSKYISSVCTGSLVLAAAGLLNGYKATTHWLSLDVLKLFPQIDVKEDRVIIDRDRITGGGVTAGIDFALQVVAEIQGQNAAEEIQLMIEYNPEPPFLSGHPKTANADLVSETRASKKKAQDLRKEIAARSIQRLSKS; translated from the coding sequence ATGCAAGAATCGTTCAATATCGGATTACTTATCTTTCCTGATTTAACTCCTCTGGATTTTGTAGGTCCTTACGAAGTATTTTCCAGAATGAAAAATTCCAAAGTTTACGTAATTGCAGAAACCAAAGAACCAATTCCTTCTGAAAGAGGACTTTTCATTCTTCCGGACAAAAGTCTGGAAGAAAACTTAAATTTGGATCTGGTTTTAGTTCCAGGCGGACTCGGTGTGAATCGACTCATGGAAAACGAAAAGATCCTAAACTGGCTGAGGGAAAAATCTAAATCCTCCAAATACATTAGTTCTGTATGCACCGGTTCTTTGGTTCTTGCCGCAGCAGGTTTATTAAATGGATACAAAGCCACCACACATTGGCTCTCCTTGGATGTGCTAAAACTTTTTCCCCAAATCGATGTGAAAGAAGATAGAGTAATCATCGATCGAGATCGAATCACTGGAGGAGGAGTCACTGCAGGGATCGATTTTGCGCTCCAGGTGGTAGCAGAGATCCAGGGCCAAAACGCCGCAGAAGAAATCCAACTTATGATCGAATACAACCCCGAACCTCCTTTTTTAAGCGGGCATCCTAAAACAGCCAACGCGGACCTAGTTTCAGAAACTAGGGCATCTAAGAAAAAGGCCCAAGATCTTAGAAAAGAGATCGCTGCAAGGTCTATCCAAAGACTTTCCAAATCTTGA
- a CDS encoding helix-turn-helix domain-containing protein produces the protein MAKTIYTEEYKIFQKLLKKAREEAGLTQVDVAEALKTPQSFISKVEAGDRRIDVIEFWNLAKLYKKPVDFFFKFDDKSELKSKKKSLKAASSTKRKSK, from the coding sequence TTGGCTAAAACAATCTACACCGAAGAATATAAGATTTTCCAAAAGTTGCTAAAGAAAGCGCGGGAAGAAGCGGGCCTGACCCAAGTGGATGTTGCCGAAGCGCTCAAAACACCACAATCTTTCATTTCAAAAGTAGAGGCTGGAGACAGAAGGATAGACGTTATCGAATTCTGGAACCTGGCAAAACTATATAAAAAGCCGGTGGATTTCTTCTTCAAGTTTGATGATAAATCAGAACTTAAATCCAAGAAAAAGTCTCTCAAAGCTGCAAGCTCTACTAAAAGAAAGTCCAAATAA